Genomic window (Pseudomonas xantholysinigenes):
AGAGCGGATGGTGAAGTAACCGCCGAGTCCGACGATCAGCACGATGAGGAGTTTCCCCGAAAGGAAATCGTTGAGTGCTTCGAGCATTGAAAAATGACCTCGATTCTTATTCTTCGCGTGGAAAGACCAGCGGACGGCAGGCGCACCGCTATTCATTGGGGGCGCATGGTTGGCCATGACAACTATGGTTACAATTTCGCGTGTTGCTCCGTTTTGGTGCGACTTGATGCTAGACTGGCATCACTCGCATCATCTGGACCCGCGTATCATGGGCGATCAATTCGCTATCAACCTCAAATTGGCCTGCAGCCACTACCGCTCTATCTCAGAGGTTTGCCGGCAGCTGTCGATCAACCGGGCTCAATTCAACAAGTACTTGAGCGGCCAGAGCCGGCCGACGGCGTACAACCTCAAGCGCATTGGCGACTTCTTCGGCGTCGAGGATTACGAACTGGGCCTGCCGCCCGAACAGTTCGCCCGCCTGATCGGCGCGCGCAATCCCGAGCAGCGTGCCAGTCAGCAGGACGACCCGATCAGCGAGCTGTTCAAGCCACTGCATAAAGAAGCTGGCAACCTGTCGCGTTATTGCGGTTACTACTTCGAGTATTCCAACTGCATGTCGGTGCCTGGGTCGATCCTGGTGTCGCTGGTGCACCTGTGGGAAGAGCGCGGCAGTTTCCTGTTCGAGCGCCAGGAGCGGCAGGAGCGCGGCATCGGTAACGATCAGCACGCCGAAGTGCGCTGCCGTTACCTGGGCGCGGCGTTCCAGTTGCAGGACCGGATGTTCCTGATCGACTACGAGTCGCTGACCCTGAACGAGATGAGCCAGACCATTCTCATCCCCAGCTTCAAGAGCCGGATCAGCCGGCTCAATGGCCTCAAGACTGGCGTGTCGAGTGGTGACCGGCGCAACCCGGCCTGCACTCGGGTGGTGTGGGAGTACCTGGGGGAAGAGATCAATCGCATCAATGCCTTCCGCCAGATAAAACTGTACCGGCCGGATGACCCTCGGATCGACGACGATATCCGCGACCGCCTGAGTGCGGGCATGGTCAGCAACGGCTTGTTCGAGATCGAGTAGGCGCATCAATGTGAGCGGATTTACCGGGGCGCTGAAACGCCGCGAAGCCAATGATGCGTTGGCTGGCACCGGCTGCGCCGGTGTTCGCGGGCAAGCCCGCTCCCACAGGGATCGCTCCGACCTCAAGCCATGCGCTACGCCTGTGGGAGCGGGTTTCCCCGCGAAGCAAGCGCGCCAGTGTTCGCGGCTGAAGCCGCTCCCACAGGGATCGCATCAGATCGAGGTGAGGGGTAAGGGCAGTGGCGGCGATATTCCTGTTCAATCGAGCATGAACGCCGCCACCGCCGCGGCCACCTGATCCGCCACCTCCGGCCGCTCGCGCAAGTGCGCGGCAATGCCGTGGTCGCAGTCGGTCAGCATCAGGCATTCCACATGGGGTGCCGGTACCGAGCGCAGCAGTGTATGGGTGACTTCTTCCGGGATCGGACTGTATCGCTCAACACCCGCTAGTCGTCGGGTTCCCGCCGAAGTACCCGGCCCCTGGCCATGCACTTTCGAGTTGAGCCCGTCGTATTCGCCAATCACCAACAGTACCCGGCCCTGGAACTGGCGCAGGAACCCATAGCTGTCGCAATCGAGGAAGGCGAATGGCTTGCGGATGGCCGCCGTGAACGCCGGGCCGAACGGCGCGGTGTGGGCCGCGTCGGGGTAGACCGCCGGGCAGATCAGCACCAGCTTGCGCACCTGTGGCCGTTGGGCCGCCAGCTTGAGCGCGAGGGCGCCGCCCAGGCTATGGCCGATCACGGTGTCGCTGCGGTCGTCGAGGTGCTGGTGAAAACGCAGGGCCTCCTGCAGGTTGCTGGCCAGCGAGGCATCCTTGGCCCCTGGTTCGCTCGCCTGGCTGTGCCCGGACAGGTTGCCTGCAAGTGTGCCGATGCCCTGTTGCTGCAAGCGATACAGCAGTGGGTTGAGGCGGGTGAAGTCCGAGCGCGCGCCGCCGATGACGAATGCGGCTGGTGCACGTTCAGGCGCTGCCAGCAGCAGGCGCGCCTGTTGGCGGTAGCCGTCGAAACCTTCCTCGATGAACCGTTCGGCACCGGGGGCGGGCTCGTTGTATTGCCAGTGATCGCGTTGCGGGAGGATCGACTCGTTGTCCATGCGCGTCTCCTAGAACATCCAGGACGCAGTATAAGTAGCTGGTGACAAAGGCGGAACAGTGCAAAGGGGAGGGCAAATCGACGCGCAGAGGGCGGATTGCCGGGCCTGCGTTGGACTTCCCCTGTAGGAAACAGCAAAATGGCCGCTTCCTCCTTCGACCTGAGCGGACCTGTTGACTCTATGCGTATGCGCCTGATGCTGTTGGGTGGTGGCAATGCCCTCGGGCAAGCGCTGATTCGCCTCGGAGCCGAGGAAGACATCGCCTTCCTGGCGCCGCGTCCGCCGGAGCACGGCTGGGACCCGGCCAGCCTGACCCTGTTGCTCGACGAGCAGCGTCCCGACGCGGTGATCAACCTCGCCTACTACTTCGACTGGTTCCAGGCCGAGGGAGTCAGTGAACAGCGCCTGGAGCAGCAGGAGCGCGCGGTGGAGCGGCTTGCCGAGCTGTGCCAGCACCACGAAATGATCCTGGTGCAGCCGTCCAGCTATCGGGTATTCGATGGCTCGCGCGCCACGGCCTACAGCGAGAAGGACGAGCCGGTGCCGCTTGGCCTGCGCGGCCAGGCACTTTGGCGCATCGAGCAGAGCGTGCGCGCCACTTGCCCGCAGCACGTGCTGCTGCGTTTCGGCTGGCTGCTGGATGAAAGCCTCGATGGCGCCCTCGGCCGCTTCCTGACCCGTGCCGAGCAACCCCAGGAACTGCTGTTGGCCGATGACCGGCGTGGCAATCCGACGCCGGTGGACGACGCTGCGCGGGTGATCCTCTCGGTGCTCAAGCAGCTCGATTGCCAGGCGCCGCTGTGGGGCACCTACCATTACGCCGGCAACGAGGCCACCACGCCGCTGGCGCTGGGCCAGGCGATCCTCGCCGAGGCCGGGCAGTGGCGCAAGCTGGCGGTGCAGGCGCCGACCGCCCAGGCCCACGCCGCGCGTCCGGACGCCAGCGAAGAGCCGCAGCACGCGGTGCTGGCCTGCAAGAAGATCCTTCACACCTTCGGCATCAAGCCGCGTGCCTGGCGCGCCGGTTTGTCGCCCCTACTGGACCGTTTCTACCGACATGGCTGACGCCCCCATCCTGATCACCGGCGGTGCCGGCTTCATTGGCTCCCACCTGTGCGATGCGCTGCTGGATAAAGGCTACGCGGTACGCGTGCTCGACGACCTGTCGACCGGTAAACGCGACAACCTGCAACTGGGCCACCCACGCCTGGAACTGCTCGAGGGCGATGTCGCCGACGCGGCATTGGTCGCGCGCGCCGCCGCTGGTTGCCAGGCCGTGGTGCACCTGGCTGCGGTCGCCTCGGTGCAGGCGTCGGTGGAAGATCCGGTCAAGACCCACCAGAGCAACTTCATCGGCACCCTCAACGTCTGTGAAGCCATGCGCTTGAATGGTGTGCGCCGCGTGCTGTTCGCCTCCAGCGCGGCGGTGTACGGCAACAATGGCGAAGGCCAGTCGATTGCCGAGGACACGCCCAAGGCGCCGTTGACCCCCTACGCCGTGGACAAGCTGGCCAGCGAGCAGTACCTGGACTTCTACCGCCGCCAGCATGGGCTGGAGCCGGTGGTGTTCCGCTTCTTCAATATCTTCGGGCCGCGCCAGGACCCATCCTCGCCGTACTCGGGCGTCATCAGCATCTTCTGCGAGCGTGCCGTCAATGGCCGGCCGATCACCGTGTTCGGTGATGGTGAGCAGACTCGTGACTTCCTGTATGTCGGTGACCTGGTGCAGGTGATGATCCAGGCGCTGGAGCAAGACGCAGTGGAAGAGGGCGCGGTAAATATCGGCCTGAACCAGGCGACTTCGCTCAACCAGTTGCTCAAGGCACTGGAGCAGGTGGTCGGCAGCCTGCCGACGGTCAGCCATGGCCCGGCGCGCTCTGGTGATATCCGCCACTCGCGGGCGGACAACGCACGGTTGTTGGCGCGTTTCGCGTTCCCCAAGCCGACACCCTTCGTCGAAGGCCTGGCGCGGCTGCTGGGCAAGGCCTGAGTCTCCAGCGCGGGCTGGAGCGGCCTTGCGCCGCGAAAGGGCTGCAAAGCGGCCCCGGCGACCTGTGCTCAACACTGAATCCTGGGGCTGCTACGCAGCCCTTTCGCGGCGCAAGGCCGCTCCTTGTATCTCGACTTTCGCCTCCCTAGAGGCGAAAGTTCTCGACTGATCATCGAGGGAAGGCCTTGAAGCAGAGCCGCTCCAAGGGCATCAAGCCCGCACTGTAGATAACGCTCTGGTCTTCCAACCCCACTCGACGAGTTCGAACGGTATCTAGTGCCCGCCCCCGGCGTGAGCACGCATTAACAAGGTTGAACTGAGTGTAGGGTGATCGACTTTCGTAGTTTGAAGGAGGAGATCATGTCCGTCTTTGTTGGCGTTGATGTCGCCAAAAAATCTTTCGACATTGCCATCCCGCTCCCCAATGGCAAGATGCGCACCAAAGCCAAGCTGTCCAATGATCCTGGAGGGTTCAGGCAGTTTAGCGACTGGCTTGAGCGCCATGCTGAACCAGGCGCCTGGATTGTTATGGAGGCTACAGGCATCTATCACGAAGCGCTGGCCGAGCACTGTCACAACCAAGGTTATCGGGTGTGCATTCTGAACCCGGCGGTGATTGCGAAATTCGCTGACGTGGAGCTTCGGCGCGTCAAAACAGATAAGGCTGACGCCAAAGTCATTGCTGCCTATGGCCAACAAAAGGCTGTCTCGCTTCGCCAGTGGGAGCCTGAGCCCCCTGCGCAGCGCCGCTTGCGTGCTCTGGTGCGGCGACTGGACGACCTCAAGGAAATGCGCCAGATGGAGCAGAATCGTTTGGATGTCGCACTAGATGCGGTACAGCAGTCGATTCAAGACGTAATCGGGCACATCAACGAAGAGCTGGAAAAGACCAGGAAGGCCATCGAGCAGACGATCGATGATGATCCAGACCTGCGCAAGCGACGTGAGCTGATTACCTCGATTGATGGTTTGGGTGACACCACTGCTACGTTGCTGCTCGCCGAACTGGGCGATCCACTGAAATACCAAAGCCCTTCTGCGATTGTCGCGTTTTCAGGCTTAAACCCAGTGGTGCAGCAATCGGGAGAGTTCATAGGTAAGAGCACTATTTCGCGTACAGGCGCCTCAAGGCTGCGTGCAGGCTTGTGGATGTCAGGCACTGTCTCAATCAGACATAACCCTGTTGTGAAGGAACTGGCAGAGCGGTTGAGCAGCCGGCACAAAGCTTACAAACAGATCGTCTGCGCGGCGATGCGCAAGCTGCTGCACCTGGTTTACGGGGTGGTGAAGTCGGGGATACCGTTTGACCCCAAAATCCCTCTTGCGGGGTGAGGGTCAAGACGGTATCTACAGGGGGCGCGTATGGTCGAGTATCACCCATGCCGCACCACTCGCCGCCGGCAATTCTCCGGGCCCAGCACCCGCCCATCCTTGGCCCTTACCTGTAGCGTCTCCAGGGGTTGTTCGCGATCATCCACCAGCTGCGAGCGTGTCTCTCCCGCCTCGAACAGAAATCGCTCCCCCCACTGACGCAAGCCGACCACGATCGGAAACACCGACCGCCCCTTCTCCGTCAGCACGTATTCCTTGTAGGCACTGCCATCCGAGGCAGGTTGCTGTGCCAGCAGGCCAGCCTCCACCAGCAGCTTCAGCCGCGAGGCGAGGATGTTTTTCGCCAGCCCCAGGTTTTTCTGCAGCTCACTGAAGCGCCGCAGCCCGTCGAAGGAGTCGCGCAGGATCATCAGCGCCCAGCGATCGCCGAGTACCTCCAGTGCGCGAGCCACCGGGCATTGTTGATTGTGGTCATCGAGCATCGTCTGTCTCCAGTCAATCTGGTTGCAGATTAAAACTAGTTTTGCTAGAAATCCACTTTGTGGTTTTAAATTGAAACCAGTTTGACGAGGTAGTCCTGATGACCTGCCGTTGCGTGCCCCCTCAATCGCTCAGCCCTGGCCTGACCCTGTTGCTGGCGACAGCTTGCGCCCTGGCCGTTGCCACCGTGTACCTGGCCCAGCCGTTGCTGGGCTCGATGGCGGTCAGCTTCGGTATCGACCCCGCCCATGCCGGCCTGGTGGTTGGCGCGACCCAGGCGGGCTACGCCCTGGGCTTGGTGTTGATCGTGCCGCTGGGTGATCTGTTCGACCGCCGTCGTCTGATCCTCGGCCAACTGCTGCTGGCGGCCATGGCCTTGCTGGCCGTGGCGCTGGCCGCGCAGTGGGCGATGCTGCTCGGTGCCGTGGCCCTGGTCGGGCTGGTGGCGGTAGTCGTGCAGGTGCTGGTGGCGCATGCCGCCACCCTGGCCAGCCCGGCGCAGCAAGGCCAGGCCGTGGGCACAGTCACCAGCGGCGTGGTGCTGGGGATCCTGCTGGCCCGCTTGATCTCGGGGCTGGTGGCCGACTGGCTGGGCTGGCGCAGTGTCTACTTCGGCGCCGCCGCGCTGACGTTGCTGATGGTCGGGCTACTGGCCTGGCAGCTTCCCGCCGCTCGGTCGCAGGGCCGACGGCAAGGGTACTGGACGCTGCTGGGCTCGGTGTTTGACCTGTACCGACACGACCGGCTGTTGCGCCAGCGTGGCTTGCTCGCGTTGCTGGTGTTTGCCGCTTTCAGTGTGCTCTGGAGCGCGATGGTGCTGCCGTTGAGCGGCGCACCGCTGGCCCTTGATCACACCCAGGTCGGCCTGTTCGGCCTGGCCGGGGTCGCTGGCGCCCTGGCGGCGTCGAGGGCCGGGCGTCTGGCCGACCAGGGGCAGGGGCGGCGCACCACTGGCCTGGCGTTGGGGTTGCTGACGGGGTCATGGCTGCCGACTGCGTTTCTCGAGCAATCGCTGGTGGCACTGGTGATCGGCGTGGTGTTGCTCGACTTGGCGGTGCAGGCGGTGCATGTCACCAACCAGAGCCTGCTGTTGGCAGGACGACCCGAGCGGGCCAGCCGCTTGATCGGCGCTTACATGTGCTGCTATTCGCTGGGCAGTGGACTGGGCGCCGTGGCGGCGACCTGGGTGTACGGGCAGTGGGGATGGCCGGCGGTGTGCGGGCTGGGGGCGGGGATCAGTGCCTTGGCCTGGGGCTGCTGGTGGTTTCAGCAGCCCCATGGACGCCAGTAGGGTGGGCGTCCATGGGCAGGCGTTGAATCAGAACTTGTAGCCGATACCGACCATGTAGACCCAGGGGTCTACATCCACATCGACCTTGGTCTTGCCGACGCCCAGGGCGCTTGGGCCGTTGATGCTGGCCTTGGTGTCGATGTCGACGTACCAGACCGCGGCGTTGACCAGCAGTTTGTCGGTGATCATGTAGTCCATGCCCAACTGGCCGGCGAAGCCGATCGAGTCCTGCAGTTTCATGTTGCTGAAGCCCTGCTGCTTGCGGGTGCTGCTCAGCTCTTCATCGAAGAACAGGGTGTAGTTGATACCCACGCCAGCGTAGGGCTGGAACTTCGAGGACGGCTCCATCGGGTAGTACTGCAGCGACAAGGTCGGTGGCAGTTGCTTGATGTCGGCCAGCTTGCCATCCAGGCCAGGGCCAAGGCCCTTGACGCCTACGGTGTGCTTGAACGGCGTGGCGGCCAGCAGCTCGAGGCCGATATGATCGGTGAGCATGTAGGCGAAGGCCAGGCCCAGCTGGGTGTCGCTGTCCAGGGTTGCCTTGGTGCCCGAGACCTTGGCGCCGTCGAGCTTGATGTCGCCGCTGTTTTCGTTTGGCGCGGTGGTGATGGCGCCGGCACGGAGGATGAAATCCCCCGCCTGGTGGGCGTGGGCAACAGGGGCTGCAAGCGCCAACGCGACGAGCGAGGCACCGAGCAAGGACTTGTTCATGGAAGCTCCCAGAGGACGTGAGTAATCGAGTAGTCCAATGGTACGAAGCTGACTAAACAGAAAGTTTGACCCAGCTCAACGAAGCCGCGCTATCGGGGTGACGCAGTGCTCACTTTAACTCATAAGCGTAGATTTTTTCTGCTTCCATCTGGTAGCCGGCATCCGCCAGTTCGCTGCTGCTGGCCTTGACCTGCAGCGTGCCCTCGATCCAGTAGGGCTGGTACAGGTCTTCGATGCGCACGCCCATCTCGCTGAAGATGTGCACGATCTGGTTCGAGGGTGGCGGTGGCACGTGGATGCAGGCGCCGTAGTAAGGCACCAGGAGGAACTCGGTGGTACGGCCTTCGTCACTCACCTCCAGCGGCACGATGTAGCCGGGGATTTTCACCGCCTGGCCGTCCAGGGCCTTCACCACCGGAGCGTTGGGCGCTTGCTGGCGCGCGGCGGGTGCCGCCTCGGCCGACAGTGCGTCGCTGATCTGCGACAGGTCGTGCAGGGGCGTGAGCTGCGGTGGAATGATCGGGGCACCCTCGGGGATCAGGGCGGGCCAGTCCAGTTCGCGAGGCTCGGCGGCCCAGAGCGGCAACGAAGCCATGAGCATGATCGTGAGCAGGGCATACCGAACGATCGGTGTTGCCTTCTTCGCGGGTGAACCCGCTCCTACAGGAGGCGAGGCGATCCCTGTGGGAGCGGGTTTACCCGCGAAGAGGGCGGTAAGGTCTAGGGTCATGTCTGTCTCTTAAAGATGAATCGACAAACCATCGGCCAATGACTGCCGGTAGGCGCGCCAGGCCGGCACGCTGCCCATCAGCAGCGCCGCGCCGAGGATGATCGCCAGCAGCGTCCATTCGTGGGCGCTGGGCCATGCCAGAGGCAGATACAGCCCGTAGTTGGCCTGCACATAGCCCTGGGCCAGGGCTATGCCCGCATACAGCAGCCCCAGCCCGGCAGCGACGCCGGCCAAGGCCAGGGCCAGCGCCTCGAGCACCAGCAGCCCGGCGATATGCCAGGGTCGCGCGCCCACCGAGCGCAGGATGGCCATTTCCCGGCGGCGTTCGTTGAGGCTGGTGAGGATCGCCGTGAGCATGCCGATCAAGCCGGTCAGCACAACGAACAGCGATACCACGAACAACGCCTGTTCGGCGGTGCCCATCAGGCTCCACAGCTCCTGCAGGGCCACGCCCGGCAGGATTGCCAGCAAGGGCTCGCCACGGAACTCGTTGATTTCGCGTTGCAGGCTGAAGGTGGCGATCTTGTTGTTCAGGCCGAGCATGAAGGCAGTGATGGCCGTGGGTTGCAGGTCCATGGTGCGCGCCTGCTCGGCGCTGATGCGCCCGGCGCCGCGGGCCGGCACGCCGTTGTGCCAGTCGATGTGGATCGCTTCCATGCCGCCCAGGCTGATGTGCAAGGTGCGGTCCACCGGGGTGCCGGTGCGCTTGAGCACGCCGACCACGGTGAAGGGCTTGTCGTCGTGCTTGACCAGGCTGATGGCGGCGACACCATGGGCCAGCACCAACCGATCGCCGAGCTTGTAGTGCAGCGCCTCGGCGACTTCGGCGCCCAGCACTACCTCGAAGGGGTCGTCGGCGAACGGACGGCCCTGGCTCAGTTCAAGGTGCTGACGGCGACCGTACTGGTAATGGCTGAAGTAGTCGCCGGTGGTGCCCATCACCCGGTAGCCGCGGTGCGAGTCGCCCAGTGAGATGGGGATCGCCCACTTCACCCGGGGATCCTGGGCGTAATGCTGGTAGCTGTCCCAACGGATATTGTTGGTGGCATTGCCGATGCGGAACACCGAGTACAGCAACAGGTTCACCGAGCCCGAGCGCGCGCCGACGATCAGGTCGGTGCCGCTGATGGTGCTGGCGAAGCTGGCGCGGGCCTCAGTGCGCACGCGTTCCACCGCCAGCAGCAGGCACACCGACAAGGCGATGGCGAATGCGGTGAGCAGGGCGGTGAAGCGGCGGTTGGCCAGGCTGGCCAGGGCAAGGCGGAACAGGTACATCAGGCCTCCCGAGGCGTGGCGGCGCGGTTGAGTTCGGCCAGGGACAGGTGGCGGTCGAACAATGGCGCCAGGCTCTGGTCGTGGCTGACGAACAGCAGGCTGGCACCGGCCGCCCGGCATTCGTCGAACAGCAGGCGGATAAAGGCCTCGCGGTTATCGGCATCGAGCGCCGAGGTGGGCTCGTCGGCGATCACCAGCTCCGGCTGGCCGATCAGCGCGCGAGCGGCGGCTACCCGTTGCTGTTGGCCGATCGACAGGCTGTCGGCGCGGCGTGCGAGCAACGCCGGATCATCCAGGCCAAGGTGGGCCAGCAACTGGGCGGCGGCCCGGTCGATACTGCCATGGCGTTGGCCGGCCCGTGTCGCCCGGCTTTTCGAGAAGCGACAAGGCAGCTCGACGTTCTCGCGCACCGAGAGAAACGGCAGCAGGTTGAACTGCTGGAAAATGTAGCCGGTATGATCGACCCGGAAGCGGTCGCGCGCACCCTGGCCCAAGCTCGCCAAGTCCTGGCCGAGCAGGTGGATGCTGCCCTGGCCTGGGCGGTTGACGCCGCCGAGCAGGCCCAGCAGGGTAGTCTTGCCACTGCCGCTGGGGCCCTTGAGGAACAGCGCTTCGCCGGCCTCCAGGCGCAGTGCCGGAATATCCAGCAGCGGCGCCTGGTCGGGCCAGGCGAACACCAGGTCACGCAGTTCGATCAGCGCCTGGCTCATTCAGAAGTCGACCACGGCCTTGGCGGGCGTTGCATCCAGGCCTTTCTGGCCGTTCGGGCCGATCAGTTGCACAGTGATCTTCTGGGTTTGCGGGAAGGTCTTGAAAAACGGTGCGAGGTCGATGCGGGTGAGCTTGTCGGGGTTGGCGCAGGTCAGTTGGTAGTGGGCGTCGACGTCGGCGTGCTGATGGCCGTGGGCTTGCTTGGCGCTGGCCTCGAACAGTGGGCTCTCCAGTTCCTGGTTTTCTTCCGTGCAACCGGCGGCCTGGTCCAGGCCGAACAGCTTCAGCGGTTGTTCCAGCTGCTGGCGGGCAGCGTTGACCTTGGTTTTGTCGGCATCGGTGCTGGCCGCGTGCTCGAAGCCCACCAGGTTCATCGCCGGGCTATCCAGCCCCAATTCGAGGGTGTTGCCGTCGAGCACCACGTTGAGCTTGGCCACGCCGTGCTCGTGGGCGCCGAGGCTATCGTGATCATGGTCGTCGTGGGCATGGGCCACGGCCAGGGGCAGCAGGGCGAAGGGCAGGGCGAGCAACAGACGACGCATGGGCGACTCCACAGGCGGCTTGGATTGATTTGGTAATGTTATAACAACTTTTATTTGCGCCGCCAGCCTGCCTGGCGCAGGTTTCATGTTCGTGGGAGCATGGCTGCATTCAAGCCCGGGATCGAGGAAAACAGCGTGAGAATTCGTGGACAGATCGGTGACTGGCCGGTGGACCTGACTATCGAGCTGGCGCCTGATGAGTGGGCGCAGCTTGGGCATCGGCTGGCGGCGCCGGCCGTGGTCGAGGCCGTTCAGGCCAGCGCCGGTCCGGCGCCGCGCCAGGATGATGGGCAGTGGCTGGCCGCGCGCGAGGTACTGCGCCAGGCGGGGCACATGAGTGGGCCGGAGTTGCTGGAGCGTCTGGAAGGGCTGGCGGGCAGCGTCGCGGCAGGCAAGCGATTGCTGGTGCGCTTGCGCCACAGCAGCGAGGTGAAGGTGCAAAGTGGCGTGGATGCGCCGGTGTATCACTGGGTGGGATGAGGGGCCGCTGTGCGGCCCTTTCGCGGCACAAGGCCGCTACAGGGGGCGGCCGTCTGTAGGAGCGGCCTTCTGCCGCGAAAGGGCTGCAAAGCAGCCCCAACAACCTCAGAACAGCGCAGCGGACAGCTTGCGACGGTACACGCCGACCAGCGGATGCTCGTTGCCGAGCAGTTCGAACACCTGCAGCAAGGCTTTCTGCGGCAAGCCATTCTCATAACCGCGATTGCGCTGGAACAGCTTCAGCAGCCCGTCCAGCGCCGCTTCATATTGCTGGCGCGCCAACTGCTGGATGCACAGCTGGTAGGCGGCTTCATCGTCCTGCGGGTTCTGCGCCAGGCGGCTTTTCAGCTCGGCGGCTTCCGGTAGCGTGGCGGCCTGGCGCAGGAAGGTCAGCTGGGCCTTGGCGCCGGCCAGGGCGGCCTTGTGCTCGTCGGTCTTGACCGCGTCCAGCACCACCTGGGCCTCGCCCAGTTCACCGCGCTCGGCCAGGCAGCGGGCATACAGAATCAGTGCCTCGGCGTTGCTGTTGTCTTCACCCAGCAGCACCTGCAGCAGGGCTTCGGCTTCGCTGAAGCGGCTTTCGGCGAACAGCGCCTTGGCCTGTTCCAGCGGCGCGGCGACAGGCGCGGCGGGCATCTGCACGTGGGGCTCGAGCATGGCACGGATGGCTGATTCGGGCTGGGCGCCGGCAAAGCCGTCGACTGGCTGGCCGTCCTTGAACAGCACCACGGTCGGCAGGCTGCGGATGCCGAACTGGGCCACCACCTGCTGCTCGACGTCGCAGTTGATCTTGGCCAGCAGCAGCTCGCCCTGGTAGCCCTCGGCGATCTTCGCCAGCAGCGGCATCAGCGCCTTGCATGGCGCGCACCACTCGGCCCAGAAGTCCACCAGCACCGGCTTGTGGAAGGAGTTCTCGATGACCAGCTGCTGGAAGGTGGCAT
Coding sequences:
- a CDS encoding ABC transporter ATP-binding protein; this encodes MSQALIELRDLVFAWPDQAPLLDIPALRLEAGEALFLKGPSGSGKTTLLGLLGGVNRPGQGSIHLLGQDLASLGQGARDRFRVDHTGYIFQQFNLLPFLSVRENVELPCRFSKSRATRAGQRHGSIDRAAAQLLAHLGLDDPALLARRADSLSIGQQQRVAAARALIGQPELVIADEPTSALDADNREAFIRLLFDECRAAGASLLFVSHDQSLAPLFDRHLSLAELNRAATPREA
- the trxA gene encoding thioredoxin — translated: MSQVPVNTSLPYIFDATDATFQQLVIENSFHKPVLVDFWAEWCAPCKALMPLLAKIAEGYQGELLLAKINCDVEQQVVAQFGIRSLPTVVLFKDGQPVDGFAGAQPESAIRAMLEPHVQMPAAPVAAPLEQAKALFAESRFSEAEALLQVLLGEDNSNAEALILYARCLAERGELGEAQVVLDAVKTDEHKAALAGAKAQLTFLRQAATLPEAAELKSRLAQNPQDDEAAYQLCIQQLARQQYEAALDGLLKLFQRNRGYENGLPQKALLQVFELLGNEHPLVGVYRRKLSAALF
- a CDS encoding DUF2796 domain-containing protein: MRRLLLALPFALLPLAVAHAHDDHDHDSLGAHEHGVAKLNVVLDGNTLELGLDSPAMNLVGFEHAASTDADKTKVNAARQQLEQPLKLFGLDQAAGCTEENQELESPLFEASAKQAHGHQHADVDAHYQLTCANPDKLTRIDLAPFFKTFPQTQKITVQLIGPNGQKGLDATPAKAVVDF